ATTCACGATCCGGCCGTAACGGCGTTCGATCATGTGCCGCCCGAAGATCTGGCAGGCACGCAGAACACCGGTCAGGTTGGTCTCCATGATGTCGTTCCACTCGGATTCGGGGACGTCGAGCGTGGGCGTACGTTTGGTCTTTCCGGCGGAATTGATCAAGATGTCTACTTTCCCTAAACGGGAGACCGTCTGCTGAAGCAGGTGGTCCAGCGATGCCCGGTTCCCCACGTCGGAGGCAACTCGAAGAGTGCGCCTGCCAATCTTCTCGATCTCTTTAGCCGTCGCCTCGACCTGGTCCTCGCGGCGAGAGGTGGGTACAACGTCGGCTCCTGCTTCCGCGAGACCGTGGGCTAGCGCGCGACCAATGCCGGACGTGCCGCCAATCACCACGGCAACTTTGCCGCTCAGGTCGAACGGAGCGAAGCTCATCTTGTGTGCCCGA
This is a stretch of genomic DNA from Terriglobales bacterium. It encodes these proteins:
- a CDS encoding glucose 1-dehydrogenase, encoding MSFAPFDLSGKVAVVIGGTSGIGRALAHGLAEAGADVVPTSRREDQVEATAKEIEKIGRRTLRVASDVGNRASLDHLLQQTVSRLGKVDILINSAGKTKRTPTLDVPESEWNDIMETNLTGVLRACQIFGRHMIERRYGRIVNIASLSSFVALYEVAAYAASKAAVASLTKSLAVEWAQLGVCVNAIAPGVFRTPLNQRLLDETARGQEFLMRTPMKRFGQVTELAGAAVFLSSDAASFVTGEILCVDGGFLASGVNQ